One genomic window of Candidatus Cloacimonadota bacterium includes the following:
- a CDS encoding GumC family protein codes for MENNIQNQPIQDEIKLSDYLRIVLQYRYLIVMIFVFVMAGTIFYTARQPKIYSATSRILLEDQNSNAGFLMMATPGIGRNSINNQIELIKSKPTLSLAWEIMKKYPDWDLFPIASLANPPGGLANVSVESKRDTDLLTISIESTSPIEAQAAVNAVAEAIQQQNTQFARLEFTTIREFLETQLDAISRRLQASENDLREFKNLNRLTELSTETVKLIEQSSELEAELESALTEMAVKAKSLDLLSKQLRDQDSLMVDVDNIIQTPYLVELRKQVVETQALITKLITKNEYPLDHPQIILLNRELENTRENLDREVKKLISVTVPSDPLSTRSDLVSRIIQASIDLELARTRVNGLEQTKEMYEQRIISLPNTELELARLSRNMMLDSKIHGIMMEKYEDAKIAEQAKVGNIRIIDYANRPTIPIKPRVSMNILVGIILGLGLGVGFAFIVHSMDTKLRTLEDMEGFVRLPIVGTIP; via the coding sequence GTGGAAAATAATATCCAGAATCAACCAATTCAAGACGAAATAAAGCTGTCAGATTATTTGCGAATAGTTCTGCAATACCGATATCTAATTGTAATGATCTTTGTGTTTGTTATGGCTGGGACAATCTTCTATACTGCTCGTCAACCAAAGATCTATTCTGCTACTTCGAGAATTCTTTTGGAAGATCAGAATAGTAATGCTGGCTTTTTAATGATGGCTACTCCCGGTATAGGCAGAAATAGCATTAATAACCAAATTGAGCTTATTAAGAGTAAGCCAACCTTGAGCCTGGCTTGGGAGATTATGAAAAAATATCCTGATTGGGATCTTTTTCCGATAGCGTCATTGGCAAATCCTCCCGGAGGATTAGCTAATGTATCCGTAGAATCCAAGCGCGATACAGATTTATTGACAATATCCATAGAATCTACCAGCCCCATAGAAGCACAGGCAGCGGTTAACGCAGTTGCAGAAGCTATTCAGCAGCAGAACACTCAATTTGCTAGACTAGAATTTACCACAATCAGGGAATTTTTGGAGACCCAACTTGATGCTATTAGCAGACGGTTACAGGCATCAGAAAACGATCTTCGAGAGTTTAAGAATCTCAACCGCTTAACAGAATTAAGTACAGAAACAGTAAAGCTTATTGAGCAATCTTCAGAACTGGAAGCAGAATTGGAATCTGCCCTAACCGAAATGGCAGTTAAGGCAAAAAGCCTGGATCTTCTTTCTAAGCAGCTACGAGACCAAGATTCGCTGATGGTTGATGTAGACAATATAATTCAAACCCCTTACCTTGTTGAATTGCGTAAACAAGTTGTTGAAACTCAAGCATTGATTACTAAGCTCATAACTAAAAATGAGTATCCCTTAGATCATCCTCAGATTATTCTTTTAAACCGGGAATTGGAAAATACCAGAGAAAACCTTGATCGAGAAGTCAAGAAGCTGATTAGTGTTACTGTACCCTCAGATCCACTTTCTACGAGAAGCGATTTGGTAAGTAGGATTATTCAGGCAAGTATCGATCTCGAATTGGCGCGGACAAGGGTAAATGGACTTGAGCAAACCAAAGAGATGTATGAACAACGTATTATATCTCTTCCAAATACCGAATTGGAGCTTGCCCGACTTTCCAGAAATATGATGCTGGATAGTAAGATACACGGTATTATGATGGAGAAGTATGAGGATGCTAAGATTGCCGAGCAAGCAAAAGTTGGCAATATTCGCATTATTGATTATGCAAATCGTCCTACTATTCCGATTAAACCAAGAGTATCAATGAATATTCTGGTGGGAATAATTCTGGGGCTTGGCTTAGGAGTGGGGTTTGCCTTTATTGTGCACTCTATGGATACAAAGCTGCGGACTCTGGAAGATATGGAAGGCTTTGTCCGCTTACCTATAGTGGGAACGATTCC
- a CDS encoding SLBB domain-containing protein, whose translation MKKILFAILLICISLTLFSQTTMTFTPSSNISAYTFDGIRSGVEKLKMNTYILGQVAKPGLYVVPDDTDFLTLLALAGGPREDAKLSKIRIVRPSEEGEKVIWVNFKEYLESGDTSLIPEMKPGDTIVVSGTIFYAFSRVADFLSKAAIALSVYNLVSGL comes from the coding sequence GTGAAGAAGATTCTGTTTGCGATCCTATTGATCTGTATAAGTTTAACATTATTCAGCCAAACCACGATGACGTTTACGCCATCCAGTAATATCTCGGCTTATACTTTTGACGGCATTAGAAGCGGAGTAGAAAAGCTGAAAATGAATACATATATTTTGGGGCAAGTAGCCAAGCCGGGGCTGTATGTTGTGCCGGATGATACAGATTTTCTTACCTTACTGGCTCTTGCTGGCGGTCCGAGAGAAGATGCCAAACTCTCAAAAATTCGCATTGTCCGCCCATCGGAAGAGGGTGAAAAAGTGATCTGGGTAAATTTTAAGGAATATCTCGAATCTGGCGATACATCCTTAATACCAGAAATGAAACCCGGAGATACTATTGTGGTATCTGGAACAATATTCTATGCATTCTCACGCGTTGCAGATTTTCTCTCCAAAGCAGCAATTGCACTCAGCGTTTACAATCTTGTTAGCGGATTATAA